One Weissella coleopterorum DNA segment encodes these proteins:
- the gntK gene encoding gluconokinase yields MDYLIGVDMGTTSTKAVLFDKAGHVITSANKGYNLYRDAPDMAEEDLDEIFEAFSDAMREVIRFDKDANILAVSFSSAMHSLIAFDADWNPLTRVITWADTRAVKYTEELKANGLGAEIYAHTGTPIHPMAPLSKLLWLKNEHADVYNQAAHYLGIKEYIFHRLFGTNKMDISIASGTGMFNSFNLDWDEQALEVTGVQRDQMPTPVDPYTMETEMLEEYSVLLGLPKDTPFVYGAGDGPLSNLGVNAVQPSVAAVTIGTSGAIRVVTDAPKIDPKGRTFTYALDKDHWVVGGPVNNGGDVFRWVRNNLFDSEKSTASLLNMDSYDLITEIASQVPAGANGLLFHPYLGGERAPIWDANARGSFFGLTHSHTRAHMARSVLEGIIFNIYMVELALEEVVGDLKSIQATGGFARSALWRQMLADIFEQPVTVPEAFESGALAATVMAQKALGLVDSLDVIGDMIGNANTYEPNPENYTVYRELAPIFIRLSRQLQTEYKNIADFQRSHTK; encoded by the coding sequence ATGGATTACTTAATTGGTGTTGATATGGGGACGACCTCAACGAAGGCCGTATTGTTTGACAAAGCAGGACATGTCATTACCTCTGCGAATAAAGGATATAATCTTTACCGGGACGCCCCGGATATGGCGGAAGAAGATCTAGATGAAATTTTTGAAGCTTTCTCAGATGCAATGCGTGAAGTCATTCGCTTTGATAAAGATGCAAATATTTTAGCAGTTTCCTTTTCATCAGCGATGCACTCATTGATCGCGTTTGATGCCGATTGGAATCCACTAACGCGAGTAATCACGTGGGCGGATACACGGGCAGTTAAGTATACTGAAGAATTAAAAGCCAATGGATTAGGTGCTGAAATATACGCACATACGGGAACTCCGATTCATCCCATGGCGCCATTGTCAAAGTTACTTTGGTTGAAAAATGAGCATGCTGATGTTTATAATCAAGCAGCCCACTATTTGGGAATTAAGGAATATATTTTCCACCGTTTGTTTGGAACGAATAAGATGGATATTTCTATTGCCTCTGGTACCGGGATGTTTAATAGTTTTAACTTAGATTGGGATGAACAAGCCCTTGAAGTAACAGGAGTTCAGCGTGATCAAATGCCAACTCCAGTTGATCCATATACGATGGAAACTGAAATGTTGGAAGAATACTCAGTTCTTTTGGGATTACCAAAAGATACGCCGTTTGTTTATGGAGCAGGTGACGGTCCGCTATCTAACTTAGGTGTTAATGCGGTGCAACCCAGTGTAGCTGCCGTGACGATTGGAACTTCAGGTGCCATTCGAGTAGTTACGGATGCTCCTAAGATTGATCCAAAAGGGCGGACCTTTACTTATGCTTTGGACAAGGACCATTGGGTTGTTGGTGGTCCGGTTAATAATGGGGGTGATGTTTTCCGGTGGGTCCGGAACAATTTATTTGATTCAGAAAAGTCAACCGCATCATTACTGAATATGGATTCATATGACTTGATTACAGAAATTGCGAGTCAAGTTCCTGCAGGAGCTAATGGATTGCTGTTCCATCCTTATTTGGGTGGAGAACGAGCACCAATTTGGGATGCAAATGCACGGGGCTCTTTCTTTGGTTTGACGCATAGTCACACACGCGCACACATGGCTCGTTCCGTGTTAGAGGGAATTATTTTCAATATTTATATGGTTGAATTAGCCCTTGAGGAAGTTGTTGGTGATTTGAAGTCTATTCAAGCGACAGGTGGTTTTGCTCGCTCAGCGCTTTGGCGTCAAATGTTAGCTGATATTTTCGAACAACCAGTTACAGTGCCGGAAGCGTTTGAATCAGGGGCCTTAGCAGCAACTGTGATGGCGCAAAAGGCATTGGGACTTGTAGATTCACTGGATGTGATTGGGGATATGATTGGAAATGCCAATACGTATGAACCAAATCCAGAGAATTATACGGTTTACCGAGAACTGGCTCCGATTTTTATTCGTTTAAGCCGTCAATTACAGACGGAATATAAGAATATTGCGGATTTCCAACGTTCACATACAAAATAG
- a CDS encoding gluconate:H+ symporter: MFNLATGAAPSFYSWMVNGVNVWPFLILILGIALLLLFILKLKVNTFVSLIIISILVALGLGMGPASIADALKSGIGGTMGELVVVFGFGSMIGRLVADSGGSYRIASTLITLFGKKRLQWAVAIASFIIGISLLFEVGLVVLIPIVFSIALEVNVPLLYLGIPMAAALSAAQGYLPPQPSPTAVTNILGANIGVVLMYGVIVALVALIVAGPIFTRFAQKMEPGAFKVTKKLDALGEVKKFDLKDTPSFAMAIVTSLMPVIFMLIATAYTMIKNGGKQVYAGTIGDTTWQAMSHAAQSGYLHNPSTFDQIMAMLGNPMIAMVIAMAFAIWSMGPKQGRTMTEVGKTMSDALSSIANLLMVIGGGAAFKGILTSGGISDAIAQAFQHTSLSPIIFAWLIALIIRVSVGSATVAGLTAAGIVAPLVAGQTAVNPAFVVLAIGAGSIGLSHVNDAGFWMFKEFFDLTVTQTLKVWTVLETILSVVGLVVILILSAIF; this comes from the coding sequence ATGTTTAATCTTGCAACTGGGGCTGCTCCCAGCTTTTATTCATGGATGGTCAATGGGGTCAATGTTTGGCCATTCTTGATTTTGATCCTCGGAATTGCTTTATTACTATTATTTATCTTGAAGTTAAAGGTGAATACTTTTGTTTCTTTGATTATTATTTCGATTTTAGTTGCTTTGGGTCTTGGAATGGGACCTGCCTCTATTGCTGACGCCTTAAAGTCAGGAATTGGTGGTACGATGGGTGAATTGGTCGTGGTCTTTGGATTTGGTTCAATGATCGGTCGACTAGTTGCTGATTCTGGTGGATCATATCGCATTGCCTCAACATTGATTACGTTATTTGGTAAAAAACGTTTGCAGTGGGCTGTGGCGATTGCATCATTTATTATTGGAATTTCACTTTTGTTTGAAGTTGGACTTGTCGTCTTGATTCCAATTGTGTTCTCAATTGCTTTGGAAGTTAATGTGCCATTGCTTTACCTTGGAATTCCAATGGCAGCGGCTTTGTCAGCGGCGCAAGGATATCTTCCTCCACAACCATCACCAACTGCAGTTACTAACATTTTGGGTGCCAATATTGGAGTGGTACTGATGTATGGAGTGATCGTTGCATTGGTTGCGCTGATCGTTGCTGGTCCAATCTTTACTCGTTTTGCTCAAAAAATGGAACCGGGTGCCTTTAAAGTAACCAAGAAATTGGATGCTTTGGGTGAAGTTAAGAAGTTTGATTTGAAAGATACGCCAAGTTTTGCAATGGCAATTGTAACATCATTAATGCCCGTTATCTTCATGTTGATTGCTACTGCTTATACGATGATCAAAAATGGTGGTAAGCAAGTTTACGCTGGTACAATCGGTGATACAACTTGGCAAGCAATGTCACATGCTGCACAAAGTGGATATTTACATAATCCATCAACTTTTGATCAAATCATGGCAATGTTGGGAAACCCAATGATTGCTATGGTCATTGCCATGGCCTTTGCTATCTGGTCAATGGGACCTAAGCAAGGTCGGACGATGACAGAAGTTGGGAAGACGATGTCTGATGCTTTGAGCTCAATTGCTAATCTTTTGATGGTTATCGGTGGAGGAGCAGCATTTAAGGGGATTTTGACTTCTGGTGGAATTTCAGATGCCATCGCACAAGCTTTCCAACACACTTCACTATCACCAATCATCTTCGCATGGTTAATTGCCTTGATTATTCGTGTTTCAGTTGGGTCAGCCACAGTTGCTGGTTTGACGGCGGCTGGAATCGTTGCACCATTAGTGGCTGGGCAAACGGCCGTGAACCCTGCATTTGTTGTTTTGGCGATCGGGGCTGGATCAATTGGATTATCACACGTCAATGATGCGGGATTCTGGATGTTTAAAGAGTTCTTTGATTTGACAGTCACACAGACATTGAAAGTTTGGACCGTTTTGGAAACAATTCTTTCGGTTGTAGGTTTGGTGGTTATCTTAATCTTAAGTGCAATCTTTTAA